CAAAAACACAAAAGAACTTCCAAGATTTCATTTCAATGAACCTGAACTTGACGGAGATAAATTTATAGAAATCAAAAGAGAAACTCAGGTTAATATCGTAGCCCTTGCTTTTCACATTCCATCTTTTAATCACGAAGACCAGATAATTTTAAGTGCCTTAACAGAAATGTTAAGTAGCGGAAAAAGCGGGATTTTAAAAGAAAAATTAAAATACCAAAAAGAACTGGTCAGTGAAATATATGCATACAATATGGAACTGATCGACAAAGGTGTATATTTAGCGTTAGCTGTATGTAACCCCGGGATAGACCCTCATAAAGTAGAAAAAGAGATAAAAAAAATTTTATTAAATTTTAAACCTACAAAAAAACTCCTTAAAAAAATAATCAACAATACCAAACTCGATTTTATAACATCTATGGAAAGCTCCAGCAGTGTAAGCAATATTTTTGGAGATTATTTCGCAAAAGGGGATATAACTCCGCTACTTAATTATGAAGAAAATATATCAAAATTAAAACTGCAAGATTTCGAAAATATAAAAAAATATTTTGAAAAAGGAGTCAGTATAATTTTAAGAAACTGATTTTTTTTTATTGCTTTTTAAATACCACCAAATTGCGGGAAATCCTGCCATTATTTCAATTATTATTGTCCAAATTCTGCTCTCAACTGAGCCTTTGTATGTTATTGCAATAAAGCTGATAATAGGAATTAAAATTAAAAGCGCCCTCCATAAAATTCCAAAATAAATTTTAAAATATTTTTTAATTTTATTTTTCTCATTGATTTTTATATTAAAAACTTCAAAATATTTATTTACAACAAAAAAACTTATGATAATTGTAACAATAAATTCCGAAATAAAAATAAACTTTACATACATAAACATTCTAAAATACATCATTAAATCTAAGAAGAGCAAAAACATCATAAAAATTATTATACTCATAATTCCTGCTATGTGAAACCATAGCTTAAAAGCCGGTTTAAATAATTCCATAAAAAATTCCTTATTTTATTAATTATTTTTATTAAATTTTAACTTTTATTTATAAAACAACAATGTTTTATTAAATTTTACAATATTCATCCACAATAACTTTGTTTTTACCGCTTTTTTTAGCTTTGTACATTAATTCATCAGCTTTTTCAATTAAATTTTTTATAGGCATTCTTTTAGACAGTTTTACCAAAATACCGCCTATGCTTACAGTTATATTTATTTTTTGTTCTTTTTCTACATCAATAAATGTTGAAGCTATGGTTTTTCTTATTTCATCTAATTTTTCTTTTAATGTTTCAGTGTCTTTTATTGCAGAAAAAACTATTACAAATTCTTCTCCTCCGTATCTAAAAAGATAATCGGAAAGTCTTATTTTGTTCTTTATAATTTCGGCTACCTTTTTCAAAACTTCATCTCCTGCTAAATGTCCATATGTGTCATTTATACGTTTAAAATTATCTATATCCAAAAATGCAAGTCCAAATGGCATATTAGATATAATAGAAATATCCTCAATTCCCAAAATCAGAGATTCCAGATTAGTTCTGGTTAAAGTTTTTGTTAATGGATCCAATTTTAATTTTTTTATTTCAACCATTGCTAAATGTGTGATAATAAAAGATAAAAAAATTAAAGAATTTTTCATAAATTCATTATATTTTTCAATTAACAACAGATAATTTTTTTCTTTTTTTAATTTAATAATTTGTTCTATAATATAGTTTAAATTATCTAAAAGTGACGTTAATTTTTCAGCTTCTTTTTCTTCTATGGAATTGATCCTATGTTTTATGTTAAACAAATTAATTTTTTCATTGAATTTTAAATCTTCATTTTTAATAAAATTTAGAAAATTATCTGTCAGATTAAGAAAATAATTTATATAATTGAACAATTCTTTGTCATTTTCTCTAATTGTACCCAGTATATATTCACTTAATAGAAGTTTTTCCCTGTCAATACAATCCTGCAAATAACTAAGCGCGGAATAGTTTCTAATAAAATTAAAAAATTCATTAATTTTAATAAAAAAAGATTCTAGATTACAAAAAGAATAATCGTTGATATTTTCAAAAATTGACTTTAAAAAAGATAATTCTACAAAATTTATGACCTCCAAATAAGAGGAATATTCTATACCGTTATTATCAAACTTTTGAGTATAAGCAATTATTTCGTTTTTCAATTCACTAAAGTTACAATTTAAAAATAATTCAAAATTTTTATTTAAAAAATTTTTATAATTCATAATTAAAAACTTAAAATCCTTATTTTTTAAAAAATTTTTAGTATAAGAATTGATTTTAAGCTTTTCAATTAAATTTTTATATGTTTTATTTAAAATAATTTCAAAAAGTTCTTTCTGACGGTCTTCTTTCATATATTTTCCTTACATGTAACTTTTTAATAAAGCGCTCCCCACCCTTATCATGTTACTCCCTTCTTCTATTGCTATTTCAAAGTCTCCGCTCATTCCCATAGAACAGATTTTAGCTCCATATGGTTTTAATTTCTCAAAAATATTATAAGTTAATCTAAAACTTTTTCTAATTTCTTTTTCATCGTCGGTATGTGCACCGATCGTCATAATACCTTTTAGATTAATATTTTTCAAATTTTCTTTAATTTTTAAATAGGTGTCAATTGCCCTCTGCGGTTCTAATCCATGTTTGGTAGGCTCACCTGAAGAATTAATCTCCAAAAGACAGTTTATTTTCTTTTTAGTTCTTTTATCAATCGCTTCAGCCAGTTCATAGGAATTAATTGATTGAATCATAAAAGGATTTAGTGAAAGAAGTTTATTTATTTTATTTTTTTGAAGATTTCCAATAAAATGCCATTCAATTGGATATTCTTCAAGGGCTTTAACTTTTTTTTCCATGTCCTGAACCCTGTTTTCCCCAAAAGCTCTTTGACCCTCATTATAAAGTTTTAAAAGTGGTTCAATTTTATCCGTATATTTAGTAACTGCAACAATTTGAACTATTAAATGTTCACTTCGTCTCAGTCTTGCTGCTTCAACCCTTTGAATTAACTCATCTAATGTCATTTTTACTCCTTAATGGATAATTCTTATTATATCATTATAAATCCCAATCAACATTAAGCATGCAAGTATTGCCCAGCCGCCTATTGTTAATTTTATCATAATCTCTTCGCTTAATTCTTTTTTAAAAATTGCTTCATATAAATTAAATACAATATGACCTCCATCAAGTGCCGGAATCGGAAGAAGATTCAAAATTCCAAGATTCACGCTAAGAAGCGCTGTTAAAAAAAGTAAAGGTATTATCCCCATATCAGCAACTTTAGCCGTTACATCAACAATTCCTATAGGTCCGCTCAGAGTATTAAGCCCTATAGTCCCGGTAATTAGTTTTTCAATTCCTTTAAATATTAAGCTGGCATCATTTATAAATTTATCCCATGCAACTACGGGCGCCTCAAAAATTGAATATTTAACTTTTATTATTTTTCCATTTGGAGAAATTCCAATAATTTTTCTTTTTATTGTTTCATTGAAGATGTTTTTGGTAATAATTATTTTAGGAGTAACAGTTAACATAATAATTTTACTATTTCTTTTAACTTTTAATTTTACTATATCACTTTTTTGGATTATCTCAGGTATTTCATCCCATGATTTTATCTTAACCCCGTTTACTTCAACAATTACATCATCCTTTTGAAGTTTATGAAATGCAGGAGAATCTTTCATAACATTTCCAACAACAGGTGCAAGTTTTGGCCAACCTGTAAGTGCCACAAAAAGATAAATCAAAAATGCCAACAAAAAGTTAAATCCGGGACCTCCTAAAAGAATTAAAATTCTCTGCCATGGTGTTTTTGAATTGTATGAATCAGGATCATAATTTTTTAATGTAGGATTTGTATCATCCTGTCCTTTCATCTGAACATATCCGCCAAGCGGAATGGCACTTAGGCACCAGTTAGTATTCCCTATTTTTTTACAAATTAATTTTTTTCCAAAACCGATAGAAAAAACTTCGACTTTAACCCCTACCAGCCTTGCCATTAAAAAATGGCCTAATTCATGGAAAAAAATTAAAAAAGATAAAACTAAAACTGCGCTAATCATTATGCTTCTTTATATATGCCCCTATATAATCAATCCCACTGTATAATGTAAGAATTACAGCAATCCATAAAAGAATATTAGCTAAAGGCCAGTTCATTATCAAAAATCCGATAGCTATCATTTGAAACACCGTTTTTATTTTTCCGGCAAAACTTGCCTTAACACTCATTCCCTCTTCCACCATTGCAATTCTAAGACCGGTTATAAAAAATTCTCTAAGTAAAATCAGATATATTGCCCAAGGATTTGCCCTCTGAAGATATACAAGGCCAATAAACGCTCCAAGGACAAGCATTTTATCTGCAAGCGGGTCAAGTATTTCTCCAAGTTTACTTACAGCATTAAAACTTCTAGCAATATACCCGTCAAAAAAATCAGTAATACTTGCTATCACAAAAAGCAAACCCGCAAAATAGTCTAGCCAAGAAGGATGAATATTAGGAAAAAAATCTCTGTTTACCAGGAAAAAAAACATAAGAAGAGATATAAAAATTCTAATAAAAGCCAATATATTTGGAATTTGTTTTAATCTTCGCTCCCAAATTAAATATCTGTTTAGCCTGATATTATCCTTTGTTATCAACCTATTTTCCCTCCGAAAGTTGTGCCGCCATCAACTATAAAAGTCTGCCCTGTAATCCAGCTTGCTTCATCTGTACATAAAAAGTATGTAATTCCCGCCAAATCATCCGGTCTTCCCATTCTGTTAAGCGGACTTCTAATTTCCACCGCTCTTTTTACCTCTTCATAATTAGGAAAAGCCCTTAGTGCATCAGTATCTATTGGTCCTCCGCTTACAGCATTTACCCTAATACCCCAATCACCGAGTTCAGCTGCCGCATATTTTACCATTGTTTCAACTGCTGCCTTGCTTGCCCCATGGCCAGCATAATTTGGAGTGTATACAAGATTACCGGTTGAACTAAGAGAAATTATACTTCCACCTCCAACTTTTTGCATTCTTTTAGCAGCTTCCTGCGCTCCAACTACAAATGCATTGACAGTTGCAGTAAAAATATTGCAAATTCCTTTTGGTTTTAATCTCATAAAAGGGCCAAATCCCCCAACAACCGCCCTTCCGCTGATAATTGCATTTGAAACAAAAAAATCAACCCTCTCAAAGTCTTTATCAATTTCGGCAAATAAATCTTTGTAAGTTTCTGGCTCCAAAATATTCAATTTGTAAGCTTTTGCCCTAATTCCATATTTTTTGCTCCATTCGTTTGCTAAATTTTCAGCTATTTCTTTATTTGAATTATATGTAAAAGCTATATTTATCTTTTCTCTTGCAAATCTTTCAGCTATAGCCTTACCAATACCTCTTGTTGCACCGCTTATTACCAATGTTTTATTTTTCAAATTAACTCCTTAACATAATAATTTTTCTATAGATATTTTTTAATTACTTCTTTAATTTTTTTCTTATTTTCTTCACTTGGTGGTGTTAAAGGCAATCTGTATTCAAGTGAAGGAATAAGCCCTGCTTCGTACATTGCATATTTTATTGGAATTGGATTACTTTCAATAAATAAAATTTTATTTAATTCATAAAGCTCTTCATTTATTTCTCTTGAAGTTTCAAAATCACCTTTTAATGCGGCGTGTATTAAATCTGCTATTTTATTTGGAAGTAAGTTGGAAGTTACAGAAATACAACCGTTTCCGCCTGTAGCCATAATTGGATAATTTATTGCATCATCTCCGCTGATTACACTAATTCCTGATTTAGATTTTAGAGCCACTACATTTTCTATTTTTCCTGTAGCTTCTTTTATCGCCACAATATTTTCAACATCATTAAAAAGCCTAACGGCGGTATCAACTTCTATGTTACTGCAAGTCCTGCCCGGAACATTATATAAAACAACCGGAATGGAAATACTTTCGGCCAATGTTTTATAATGTGCATATATACCTGACTGTGTCGGCTTATTATAATAAGGAGCCACACTTAATATTGCGTCTGCGCCTTTGCTTTCGGCAAATTTTGCAAGATCAATCGCCTCATGGGTAGAATTACTACCAGCTCCGGCTAAAACTTTAGCCCTTCCTTTACAAACTTCCACTGCAATTTCAATACATCTTTTATGCTCATCGTGTGTTAAAGTGGCACTCTCACCGGTAGTACCTACCGGTACAACATAATCAATTCCGTTAACAATTTGTCTTTCAATTAATTTTGCATAGGTTTCTTCATCAACTTTTCCGTTTTTAAACGGAGTTATTAAAGCGGTCATTGCACCTTGCATAAAAAATCCTTTTTGTTGTAATTATATCAAATCATTCGTATCTTAGAGTTTCAAGAACATCAGTTTTACTAGCCTTTACCGCAGGATAAATTGAAGCAAATAATACTATTAAAAACGCTCCCGTTATTATCAAAGAAAAATCAATAAAGCTCAGCTCAACAGGTAATCTGCTGACACCGTAAACATCAGCAGGCAGTTTTACAATATCAAAAGTTTTTAATACCCATATTCCAAACCATCCAAGCGCTGTCCCGCTTATTATTCCAAAAATTCCTATAATAAGCCCAAGTTTTAAAAATATAGCCTTAATTTCTTTTCTACTGGCACCCAAACTCATCATAAGGGCAATCTCTTTTCTTTTACTCATTATCATCATAAGAAGCGAACTTATAATATTAAGAGAAGCGACGATAATAATAAGCATCAAAACCAAAAACAAAGCCCTTTTTTCCATTTTAAGCGCAGCAAAAAAATTTCCGTTTTGCTGCCACCATCCAATGACTCCAATACCGGGAGGAAGTATTTTTTTTATTTTTTCTATATCTTTAAAAGGGTCTGGAGTGTAAATATGAATACCGCTGTAATAGTCCTGATGAAGTATTCTTTTAAGACCTTTTATATTCATATAAGCTATTCCTTTGTCATAAGCAACAAGACCGCTGTCAAAATAAGAGATAACCCTTACTTTTTTAAGTAGCGGTGAAATACCAAATCCTAAAGGTGTAATTTTGGAAAAAATCATAATAATTTTTTCCCCTTTGGCTATACCCAGATCACCAAAAAGCCTTTTTCCAACCACCACATCAAAAACATCGACTTTTTTTATATCTTTAAGTGCATTTTTAAAAATATAATTAATTTCAGCTTCTTTTTTAAAATCAACACCATAAAGCAACACTCCGTTTAAACTGTTACCATTTTGTATTACCGCTGAGGTTTCAATATAGGGCGAATATTTAAATTTGGGAAAATGTTTTTTTAAAAGTTCCAAAGTGTTTTTATCTACCTTAACCAAAGAAGAATAAACGGTAATTGGATAATTCATAACTTTAAGTTTTTTTTCAAACTCCCTGTCCATCCCGTTCATTATACCCATTGCTATCATTAGAGTTGCAACTCCGGTTAAAATGCCGAGAAAAGCAAGTATAAAACTTATATAAATAAATGGGTGTTTTTTATCAAACCTTAAATATCTTTTGATAATAAAACCAACAAATTTTTTATTCACTTTTAATTATCCATTATCCGTTATATATTTTCAATTAAAATTTTGGGCTTTTTCCACAACAGTCTTTATATTTTTTACCGCTTCCGCAAGGACATGGATCGTTTCTTTTTACTCTCTTTTTTGCCTGTTTTGCTTCAAATTCAGCCTGTAATTTTTTGGTTTCTTCATCCAGGTTCTTAAGAATTTCATCAATATCTTTTTCTTCCATATGTTCAGGAATATCTGGAATTTTATTTAAAATTTCATCAACTTTTTTACCTTCAATCGCCTTTAAAAACTCTGCGATTTCAGGATCAACCTGAGGCATTTGATATTCTATCTGTAAATTATGAAGTATCTTGGAACTTTCAATTTTAATTCTCTGAATAAGCTCTTCAAACAAGGTAAAACTTTCTTTTTTATATTCAACTAGCGGATCTTTTTGATTATATCCCCTAAGTCCGATACCTGTTTTTAAAATATCCATCATATATAAATGGTCTCTCCAGCTTTCATCCAATACCTGAAGCAATACCTGTCTTAAAATTCTTTCTCTGTCCTCTTTGCTTGCATCTTTAAATTTGTCTTCAAATGATTTTTCTAATTTTTCCAAAATATATTTTTTAAGCTCTTCATAATCTTTATTTTTAAGCTCTTCTTCATTAAAATCAACCCCGGTATATTCTTTTAACTGAGCAACCAATTTTTCATAATTAAAATCTTCTTCTAATGTATGAGGAAAAATTTCACTCTCAGCCAAAATATACTCTACAAAATCTTCTCTGATTTCTTTTATTTTTTCTTCAATATTGAAATTAGGATCTAAAATCTGATCTCTGAATTTATAAATAACTTTTCTTTGTTCATTTGCAACATCATCATATTTTAAAATATGTTTTCTTGCTTCAAAATGCATACTTTCAACTTTTTTCTGAGCATTTTCAATTGCACGTGAGACAATTTTACTGTCAATATGTTCACCTCTTTCAATTCCAAGTCTGTCCATTATTCTCTTAATTCTGTCACTTCCAAAAATTCTTAATAAATCATCTTCAAGAGATAAATAAAACTGACTAACCCCTGGGTCACCCTGACGGCCTGACCTACCCCTTAGCTGATTGTCAATTCTTCTGCTTTCATGTCTTTCAGTACCAATTATATAAAGACCGCCTAGTTTTTTAACTTCATCATCTATTTTAATATCAACTCCCCTACCGGCCATATTAGTGGCAACCGTAACAGCGCCCTTTCTACCTGCCTGTGCGATAATTTCTGCTTCTTTTTCATGGTGTTTTGCATTAAGAACTGTATGAGGAATTTTTTCTTTTTTAAGCAGTCTGCTTAAATATTCACTTTTTTCAACACTTGTAGTACCAACAAGTACAGGCTGACCCTTTTTATGAAGTTCTTTTATTTTTTTAACAACAGCCTCAAATTTTTCCTCTGCCGTTTTATAAACCAGATCATTCAAATCTTTTCTGATTACGGGCTTGTTTGTAGGAATTGAAATAACTTCAAGGCCATAAATTTCAATAAATTCAGTAGCTTCTGTCTGAGCGGTACCCGTCATACCGGCAAGTTTTTCGTATAATCTAAAATAATTTTGATAAGTGGTTTCTGCAAAAGTCTGGGATTCTTCCTGAATTTCCACTCCCTCTTTTGCCTCAAGCGCCTGATGAAGGCCTTCACTAAATCTTCTACCCTCGGCAATCCTACCTGTAAATTCATCAACAATTAAAACCTCGCCTTTTCTCACAATATAATCTTTTCCGTTTTGAAACAGATAATTGGCTTTTAGGGCCTGGTCAAGATGATGGGCTAAAATTGCATTTTCAGGAGTATAAAGATTATCCACTCCAAAAAGTTTTTCGGCTTCCCTTATCCCTTCTTCAGTAAGTAAAACAACTTTATCTTTTTCATCCACGGTAAAATGTTTATCTTTAATAAGTTTTTTTGCCACCTCATCGGCTCTAATATAATCTTCAACCCTCTTATTGGCAGGGCCTGAAATAATTAAAGGTGTTCTTGCTTCATCTATTAAAATGGAATCAACCTCATCCACTATTGCATAATAATGCCCCCTTTGGACTTTATCATTTATATCAAACACCATATTGTCTCTTAAATAATCAAATCCAAATTCGGAATTTGTCCCGTATGTAACATCACACTGATAAGCTTTTTTTCTTTCTTCATCATCCATACCTGAGACAATTACACCTGTGGTTAAACCAAAAAAAGAATAAAGTTTCCCCATTTGAGTGGCATCTCTTTTTGCAAGATAATCATTTACTGTTACAACATGAACGCCTTTTCCAAGGATGGCATTTAAAACCACCGGCAGGGTTGCGACTAATGTTTTACCCTCACCTGTTTTCATTTCGGCGATTTTACCCTCATGCAAAACCATTCCACCTACAAGCTGCACATCAAAGTGCCTCATCCCAAGAACTCTCTGTGAGGCTTCCCTTACCATAGCAAACACATCGTTTAAATATCTCTCAAGTACAACTTCCCTGTCTTCCTTTTCAATCTCTTTTAAAACATTTTCTTTAATTTTATTAAATTCATTTTTTATCTCTTCATCGCTCATTTTATGATATTTATCTTCCAAAGCGTTTATATCTTTTACTCTTTTAAAATATCTTTTTAATTCTCTATCATTTCTGGTACCAAAAATTTTTCTGAAAATACTTTTAACCATTAAAAAAGCCTTTGCAAAGTTTTTTGTTATAATAACATAAATTGTAAGGAAAATTGGATAATGAAGAATCGAAAATGGATAATAATTTTATTACTAATCAGTAACTTGTTTGCTCTAAATTTACCAAAAAATTTTACTGCAGAATTTACCCAGTATATTTATCAAAGCAGTAAAAAACTGACTTACAGAGGCATTGTAATTATAAACAACAATCAGGTTTACTGGAAATATACCTATCCAAACATCAAAGAAATATGGATAAAAGATAAAGTTTATGTATACGAACCTGACTTAATGCAGGTTACCATCTCTAAAAAACCAAAACTTAATCTTTTTAAAATATTAAAAAATGCAAAAAAACTAAACAATAATCTTTATGTGGCAACCGCCGACAACAAAGAAATTTATTTTATTTATGACAAAACTTTAAAAAAAGCATATTACACTGACGATATAGGAAACAGGGTGGAAATTTATTTTAAAAAACTTAATAAAAATTTAAAAATTCCGCCACTTAATTTCCCAAAAAACATAGATTTTATTTATCAGAATTAAGCATCATGATATTTCTGAGTGATTTTATATAACTTTTTGATAAATGCAGCATGTTTATCATTATTGCATTAATATCAGCACTGACCTGTGAATTTTTAGAAATTAATTTAATTATGTCGCTTGCCTTTTTATAAGATTTTGCCAGCTGGTCATAAATTTTTTCTATTTCATCATATACATCATTACCGTTCAAATAATCAATAAACAAAACGGTGGCTTTTAAAATCTGATACCTTATATTTTGTAAAAATTCTTCAAGACCTTCTTCTTTATATATTCTGTCAATATCCCCTAACATATCTTTGATTGATTTGGCTGCGGTTGCAAGATACATCGTTTTTTTTAATAACTTCATAATTTCTTCATTTTGTTTTAAATGTGATATAAATTTATATATTTCACCCTCAATTTCTCTGATTTCTTCATAAAGTTTATTAAAATCCACATCAATCATATCCTGATTTTCTTCTAAAAGTTTATCTACCGGTTTATCTATTTTAGAAGGAGGGATGTAAATGGCAAGCAAGGCAAAATTACTGATTTTTTTAGAAAGTCTATCAATTTCTTTATTTAATGCGTCAATTGCTAAATTTGAAATATTGATATCAACGGAATTAATATACTTCACAACACTTCTTTTTTTATCTTTTATTATTTTTTTTAAACTTTTTGCATAAAAATCAATAAAAGGAAACCATATAATTACCCCTAAAACATTAAAAAGAGTATGAAAAAATGCAATTTTTAAGACATTATCCAATCCGTCTGTAAAATAAAGGGTAATATTTACTAAATATTTTATAAAAATAAAAGCTATAATCCCGATACTTATATTAAAAAGTACATGGGCAAGTGCCAGTCTTTTCTTATCTGAATTTCCTCCGATTGATCCTATCAGAGCAGTTACAGTGGTTCCAATATTTGCTCCTATTACAAAAGCAGATGCCATATTAAAATCAACAACCCCGCTGTACAAGGCACTCTGTATTATTGCTATTGATGCCGAACTTGACTGAATAATTGCAGTAATTAAAAAACCGAGCAGTAAAAAAACAATCAGCGGATAATTTTTATATTCATTTATATTAAAATTTTTTGAAAAAACCTGCATCGAATCTTTCATAATTTCAAGCCCATAAAATAAAAGCCCTACGGCAAAAAGTAAAAGCATTATTCTTTTTATTTTTTCATTCTCCACTAAAATACTAAATCCGCCAATACCGATAAAAAGATAAAAAAGAGGCATTAAATTTACTTCAAATCCGAAAACGGCAACAAGCCAGGCTGTAAAAGTTGTCCCTATATTCGCCCCGAAAATCACAGCAATAGCGTTTTCAAGATTTATTAATCCGACACCTATTAAAGAAAGGGTTATTAATGTGACAAAAGACGAACTCTGAAAAACGGCAGTAAAAAATATTGAAGAAAAAAAGGCTTTTATATTACTGCCAGTAAGTTTATTTACAATTTTTTTAAAAGATTTGGATGAAAGTTTTTTTAATATATCTTCAAACAGATATATTCCAAATAAAAAAAGTCCAAGTCCTGCAAAAGCTTCAATCATTAAAAAACTTTAAAAATTTTTTGTGAATTATACCGTTGCTTGCAACTATACATTTATCTTCAAACATATTAAAGCCACTTCCCTTTTCATTACTAATTGTTCCTCCGGCTTCTTTTAAAATAATAATTCCGGCACTCACATCCCACGGTTTCAAATTAATCTCATAATATCCGTCAAACCTGCCCTCGGCCACATAGCATAAATCAAGAGCCGCACTTCCAAAACGTCTGATATCCTGACATTTTGGCAGGATTTTTGAAAGCTTATCCACAACCCAGTTTAAATCGTCTTTGTTTTCAGCCCCGGAATAAGGAAAACCGGTAGCAATTAAAGCCCTCCCAAAATCACTAAATTCACTAACTTTTATTTTCTTTTTGTTTTTATAAGCACCTTTATTAGTTTCTGCATAAAAAAGTTCATCTAAAATGGGATTATAAACAATTCCAAATTTAGGCTTCTTATTTTCATATACCCCAATACTTATAGCACAGTGAGGTATCTGATGAAAAAAATTTGTAGTACCGTCAATCGGGTCGATTATAATGGAATTATTAAATTCTTCTTTTGTTGATTCTTCGGCAATAATTGAATATCCGAATTTTTTGAATTTATTTTTTAAAAATTCCTCTATCAAAACATCATAATTGGTAACCAAATCTTTTTTGCCTTTTAAATTTACCTGCTTTTTAGAATAAAAACCTTCTTTAAATATAACTCCGGCTTCTTTTACAATTTCAATAAATTCATTTATCATTTTTTACCTTTAACAAA
This genomic stretch from Lebetimonas natsushimae harbors:
- the rseP gene encoding RIP metalloprotease RseP, with translation MISAVLVLSFLIFFHELGHFLMARLVGVKVEVFSIGFGKKLICKKIGNTNWCLSAIPLGGYVQMKGQDDTNPTLKNYDPDSYNSKTPWQRILILLGGPGFNFLLAFLIYLFVALTGWPKLAPVVGNVMKDSPAFHKLQKDDVIVEVNGVKIKSWDEIPEIIQKSDIVKLKVKRNSKIIMLTVTPKIIITKNIFNETIKRKIIGISPNGKIIKVKYSIFEAPVVAWDKFINDASLIFKGIEKLITGTIGLNTLSGPIGIVDVTAKVADMGIIPLLFLTALLSVNLGILNLLPIPALDGGHIVFNLYEAIFKKELSEEIMIKLTIGGWAILACLMLIGIYNDIIRIIH
- the dapA gene encoding 4-hydroxy-tetrahydrodipicolinate synthase, with translation MQGAMTALITPFKNGKVDEETYAKLIERQIVNGIDYVVPVGTTGESATLTHDEHKRCIEIAVEVCKGRAKVLAGAGSNSTHEAIDLAKFAESKGADAILSVAPYYNKPTQSGIYAHYKTLAESISIPVVLYNVPGRTCSNIEVDTAVRLFNDVENIVAIKEATGKIENVVALKSKSGISVISGDDAINYPIMATGGNGCISVTSNLLPNKIADLIHAALKGDFETSREINEELYELNKILFIESNPIPIKYAMYEAGLIPSLEYRLPLTPPSEENKKKIKEVIKKYL
- the pgsA gene encoding CDP-diacylglycerol--glycerol-3-phosphate 3-phosphatidyltransferase produces the protein MTKDNIRLNRYLIWERRLKQIPNILAFIRIFISLLMFFFLVNRDFFPNIHPSWLDYFAGLLFVIASITDFFDGYIARSFNAVSKLGEILDPLADKMLVLGAFIGLVYLQRANPWAIYLILLREFFITGLRIAMVEEGMSVKASFAGKIKTVFQMIAIGFLIMNWPLANILLWIAVILTLYSGIDYIGAYIKKHND
- a CDS encoding YggS family pyridoxal phosphate-dependent enzyme, whose protein sequence is MTLDELIQRVEAARLRRSEHLIVQIVAVTKYTDKIEPLLKLYNEGQRAFGENRVQDMEKKVKALEEYPIEWHFIGNLQKNKINKLLSLNPFMIQSINSYELAEAIDKRTKKKINCLLEINSSGEPTKHGLEPQRAIDTYLKIKENLKNINLKGIMTIGAHTDDEKEIRKSFRLTYNIFEKLKPYGAKICSMGMSGDFEIAIEEGSNMIRVGSALLKSYM
- a CDS encoding ABC transporter permease; this translates as MNKKFVGFIIKRYLRFDKKHPFIYISFILAFLGILTGVATLMIAMGIMNGMDREFEKKLKVMNYPITVYSSLVKVDKNTLELLKKHFPKFKYSPYIETSAVIQNGNSLNGVLLYGVDFKKEAEINYIFKNALKDIKKVDVFDVVVGKRLFGDLGIAKGEKIIMIFSKITPLGFGISPLLKKVRVISYFDSGLVAYDKGIAYMNIKGLKRILHQDYYSGIHIYTPDPFKDIEKIKKILPPGIGVIGWWQQNGNFFAALKMEKRALFLVLMLIIIVASLNIISSLLMMIMSKRKEIALMMSLGASRKEIKAIFLKLGLIIGIFGIISGTALGWFGIWVLKTFDIVKLPADVYGVSRLPVELSFIDFSLIITGAFLIVLFASIYPAVKASKTDVLETLRYE
- a CDS encoding GGDEF domain-containing protein; this translates as MKEDRQKELFEIILNKTYKNLIEKLKINSYTKNFLKNKDFKFLIMNYKNFLNKNFELFLNCNFSELKNEIIAYTQKFDNNGIEYSSYLEVINFVELSFLKSIFENINDYSFCNLESFFIKINEFFNFIRNYSALSYLQDCIDREKLLLSEYILGTIRENDKELFNYINYFLNLTDNFLNFIKNEDLKFNEKINLFNIKHRINSIEEKEAEKLTSLLDNLNYIIEQIIKLKKEKNYLLLIEKYNEFMKNSLIFLSFIITHLAMVEIKKLKLDPLTKTLTRTNLESLILGIEDISIISNMPFGLAFLDIDNFKRINDTYGHLAGDEVLKKVAEIIKNKIRLSDYLFRYGGEEFVIVFSAIKDTETLKEKLDEIRKTIASTFIDVEKEQKINITVSIGGILVKLSKRMPIKNLIEKADELMYKAKKSGKNKVIVDEYCKI
- a CDS encoding enoyl-ACP reductase, producing the protein MKNKTLVISGATRGIGKAIAERFAREKINIAFTYNSNKEIAENLANEWSKKYGIRAKAYKLNILEPETYKDLFAEIDKDFERVDFFVSNAIISGRAVVGGFGPFMRLKPKGICNIFTATVNAFVVGAQEAAKRMQKVGGGSIISLSSTGNLVYTPNYAGHGASKAAVETMVKYAAAELGDWGIRVNAVSGGPIDTDALRAFPNYEEVKRAVEIRSPLNRMGRPDDLAGITYFLCTDEASWITGQTFIVDGGTTFGGKIG